A region from the Gemmatimonadota bacterium genome encodes:
- the glmM gene encoding phosphoglucosamine mutase, whose amino-acid sequence MPIQLPQDLMVSVSGVRGRVGATLTPELMAGLAAAFGAFVRREGGDGPVYVGRDSRTSGPMFTRAVVAGLQSVGVPVIDLGVVPTPTLLFTVGRSGAIGGIGVTASHNPAEWNALKLVSGEGVFLDADLSARFRTSLSEEDPERVAWDAIPSVTEDPGAWPRHLEAILALPHIDVPVLRARHIKVAIDCVHGAGGPVLIDLLEALGCSVEGIGMKPDGLFPRDPEPTAANLGDLGALVRDSGADIGLAVDPDVDRLALVDETGAPMGEDLTLALAAAVVLGRTPGPVVTNLSTSQVVEDVARAHNVSVARAPVGEVNVVRRMQAENAVVGGEGNGGVILPALHHTRDAPLAVALILQHIVDEAVSASAAAARWPTYTIVKVKVSFPREALELAFAALEQDLGAEAVDRTDGIRLAWPARGAWLHVRPSGTEPVVRLIAEAREEEGAHALIDRAAKLLDGVG is encoded by the coding sequence GTGCCGATACAACTTCCGCAGGATCTCATGGTGAGCGTGTCAGGCGTGCGCGGACGAGTCGGGGCGACGCTCACCCCGGAGTTGATGGCCGGTCTCGCTGCCGCTTTCGGGGCGTTCGTGCGGCGGGAGGGCGGGGACGGTCCGGTGTACGTGGGCAGGGACTCGCGCACCTCGGGGCCGATGTTCACGCGGGCCGTTGTCGCGGGGCTGCAGTCGGTGGGTGTACCGGTGATCGACCTGGGCGTGGTCCCGACGCCGACGTTGCTGTTTACCGTCGGGAGAAGCGGCGCGATCGGCGGTATCGGCGTTACGGCGAGTCACAACCCGGCTGAGTGGAACGCGCTAAAGCTGGTGTCCGGAGAGGGTGTCTTCCTCGACGCGGATCTTTCGGCGCGGTTCCGCACCTCGCTCAGCGAGGAGGATCCGGAGAGGGTCGCATGGGACGCGATTCCCTCCGTGACCGAAGATCCGGGAGCCTGGCCCCGGCATCTCGAGGCGATCTTGGCGCTGCCACACATCGACGTGCCGGTGTTGCGCGCGCGCCACATCAAGGTCGCGATCGACTGCGTGCACGGCGCGGGTGGCCCCGTCTTGATCGACCTGCTGGAGGCGCTGGGCTGTTCGGTCGAGGGCATCGGCATGAAGCCGGATGGGCTCTTTCCCCGGGACCCCGAGCCGACCGCCGCGAACCTCGGCGATCTGGGGGCGCTGGTACGCGACTCGGGCGCCGATATCGGGCTCGCGGTCGACCCGGACGTGGACCGCCTGGCGTTGGTGGACGAGACCGGAGCGCCGATGGGCGAGGACCTCACGTTGGCGCTCGCAGCCGCCGTGGTGCTCGGACGAACACCCGGACCGGTCGTAACCAACCTGTCGACCAGTCAGGTCGTGGAGGATGTGGCCCGCGCGCACAACGTCTCCGTGGCACGAGCACCAGTTGGAGAAGTGAACGTGGTACGCCGCATGCAGGCCGAGAACGCCGTCGTCGGAGGCGAGGGGAATGGCGGAGTGATCCTGCCTGCGCTGCACCACACTCGCGACGCGCCCCTCGCTGTGGCGCTCATCTTGCAACACATTGTGGATGAAGCGGTTAGTGCCTCGGCAGCTGCGGCGCGCTGGCCGACGTATACGATCGTGAAAGTGAAGGTCTCCTTCCCACGAGAGGCTCTCGAGCTGGCGTTTGCCGCGCTGGAGCAGGATCTCGGTGCGGAGGCAGTCGATCGGACGGACGGTATACGCCTCGCATGGCCGGCGAGGGGTGCCTGGTTGCACGTGAGGCCGTCGGGCACCGAGCCGGTTGTGCGCTTGATTGCCGAGGCGCGTGAAGAGGAAGGAGCGCACGCCTTGATCGACAGGGCGGCGAAGCTGTTGGACGGAGTAGGCTGA
- a CDS encoding PLP-dependent transferase, with protein sequence MSEGSLGGLRFGTLAVHAGVTPEPTTGAIMTPIFQTSTYVQPAVGEPMQGSYDYGRTANPTREALEANIAALENGLRGIAFSSGLAAIEAIVKRLSAGDHVVSEENTYGGTTRMFNHVLSRFGIEFSFVDTRDPGAIAEALKPNTKLVHVETPTNPMMRLCDLREAADLAHEAGALLSVDNTFASPYNQRPLEFGADFVVHSSTKYINGHSDVIGGLVAVRDEELAEELLFIRKSTGGVPGPMDCWLTLRGIKTLHLRMRQHNENGLSVARYLEDHPAVDRVLYPGLESHPQHELAARQMIGFTGMVSVDVGTLERAKALAERLRVFALAESLGGVESLISVPALMTHASVPQDRREAMGITAGLVRLSLGIEDEADLLEDLERVLA encoded by the coding sequence ATGAGCGAAGGGTCTCTCGGAGGCCTGCGTTTCGGTACGCTCGCGGTGCACGCGGGCGTGACTCCCGAACCGACGACGGGGGCGATCATGACCCCGATCTTCCAGACGTCTACATATGTCCAGCCCGCGGTCGGCGAACCCATGCAAGGAAGCTACGACTACGGTCGGACCGCGAACCCGACGAGGGAAGCGCTCGAGGCGAACATCGCGGCGCTAGAAAATGGCTTGCGTGGGATCGCGTTTTCGTCGGGACTCGCCGCGATCGAGGCGATCGTGAAGAGGCTCTCGGCCGGGGATCACGTCGTGAGTGAGGAAAACACGTACGGCGGCACGACTCGCATGTTCAATCATGTGCTCAGCCGCTTCGGTATCGAATTCAGTTTCGTCGATACGCGTGACCCCGGCGCGATCGCCGAGGCGCTGAAGCCGAACACGAAGCTCGTGCACGTAGAGACACCGACGAATCCGATGATGCGCCTGTGCGACCTGAGGGAAGCGGCCGATCTCGCGCACGAAGCCGGGGCCCTGCTCTCCGTCGACAACACCTTCGCTTCCCCGTACAACCAGCGACCGCTCGAATTCGGCGCCGACTTCGTTGTGCACTCTTCGACCAAATACATCAATGGCCACTCGGACGTGATCGGTGGCCTGGTCGCTGTCAGGGACGAAGAGCTAGCCGAGGAGCTGCTCTTCATCCGAAAGTCGACCGGTGGGGTGCCAGGCCCCATGGACTGCTGGCTCACTCTGCGCGGCATCAAGACGCTGCACCTGCGTATGCGCCAGCACAATGAGAACGGTCTCTCGGTGGCCCGATACCTCGAGGACCATCCGGCCGTGGATCGCGTGCTCTATCCCGGGCTGGAATCCCACCCGCAGCACGAGCTGGCCGCCCGACAGATGATCGGGTTCACCGGGATGGTGTCGGTCGACGTCGGCACGCTCGAGCGCGCCAAGGCCTTGGCCGAGCGGCTACGCGTCTTCGCGCTTGCGGAAAGCCTGGGCGGGGTCGAATCTCTCATCAGCGTACCCGCACTCATGACCCACGCTTCGGTCCCCCAAGACCGTCGCGAGGCGATGGGGATAACAGCGGGGCTCGTTCGCTTGTCCCTCGGAATTGAGGACGAAGCCGATCTGTTGGAGGATCTCGAACGGGTCCTAGCGTAG